A genomic stretch from Acidobacteriota bacterium includes:
- a CDS encoding RNA polymerase sigma factor translates to MDLSRQREEKFKKILDAYAPYMNFQVQRFNLLKYGLDPEDILQEVKIRIWKLICSERAILSPASYIRRIISSAVIDQLRKRRRDDSLYLHERQKHISERSIPYNGEGIQKRAFEETVGRAVEQLMDSRRQVVKLYLLNLNIQEIASYMNWSLDKTRNLLYRGFADIRKSLKDLETRNEDRSS, encoded by the coding sequence ATGGATCTTTCTCGTCAAAGGGAAGAGAAATTCAAAAAGATCCTCGATGCCTATGCTCCCTATATGAACTTCCAGGTCCAACGATTTAACCTTCTGAAGTACGGTCTTGACCCGGAAGACATCCTGCAGGAGGTCAAGATCAGGATCTGGAAGCTCATCTGCAGTGAAAGGGCGATTCTCAGCCCTGCGTCCTATATCAGGAGGATAATCAGTTCGGCGGTCATCGACCAACTTAGGAAACGGCGCAGGGACGATTCGCTCTATCTCCACGAAAGGCAGAAGCACATTTCAGAGCGGAGCATCCCCTATAACGGCGAAGGCATCCAAAAGAGGGCTTTTGAAGAGACGGTCGGAAGGGCCGTCGAACAGCTCATGGATTCTCGGCGGCAGGTCGTTAAGCTCTACCTCCTCAATCTGAACATTCAGGAGATCGCCTCCTACATGAACTGGAGCCTGGACAAGACCCGGAACCTCCTCTACAGAGGATTCGCCGACATACGGAAATCCCTTAAAGATCTGGAAACGCGCAATGAAGACCGATCATCCTGA